A single window of Caldimicrobium thiodismutans DNA harbors:
- a CDS encoding thioredoxin family protein produces the protein MKREIKVLGPGCPKCELLYENVVKALDELGIPADLVKIKDFMQIAAHGVLTTPGLVIDGKLVSQGKVLSVEEIKELLKS, from the coding sequence ATGAAAAGAGAGATTAAGGTGCTTGGTCCTGGCTGTCCAAAGTGTGAACTCCTTTATGAAAATGTGGTTAAGGCCCTTGATGAGCTTGGAATTCCTGCAGATCTTGTAAAGATAAAGGATTTTATGCAGATTGCTGCCCATGGAGTGCTTACAACTCCAGGTCTTGTAATTGATGGGAAGCTTGTTTCTCAGGGGAAGGTTTTATCAGTAGAGGAAATAAAGGAACTTTTAAAGAGTT